A region from the Desulfonatronovibrio magnus genome encodes:
- a CDS encoding GNAT family N-acetyltransferase, translated as MKAFDFDERLDASSQYEIESILASTGVFSSQEIEMAVELVRENLEKGSQGSGYFFLLARDESDKMAGFTCFGLIPCTIYSYDLYWIAVRSDCQGMGLGRRLCLLTEAQVKKRGGKKIYAETSGRKDYALTRNFYLKMGFQELGRLEDYYAPGDDKVIYGKDI; from the coding sequence TTGAAAGCCTTTGACTTTGATGAACGTCTTGATGCCTCAAGTCAGTATGAGATAGAAAGCATTTTGGCTTCTACCGGTGTTTTCAGCAGCCAGGAAATTGAGATGGCTGTTGAGCTTGTAAGGGAAAACTTAGAAAAGGGAAGCCAAGGATCAGGTTATTTTTTTCTCCTGGCAAGGGATGAATCAGACAAGATGGCGGGATTTACCTGTTTTGGACTGATCCCTTGTACTATTTACAGCTATGATCTGTATTGGATAGCGGTACGCAGTGATTGCCAGGGTATGGGACTTGGCAGAAGGCTCTGCTTGCTGACAGAAGCACAGGTAAAAAAACGCGGGGGTAAGAAAATATATGCTGAAACATCAGGTCGAAAAGACTATGCCTTAACCAGGAATTTTTATCTAAAAATGGGGTTTCAAGAGCTTGGCAGGCTTGAAGATTACTACGCTCCAGGCGATGATAAAGTGATTTATGGAAAAGATATTTGA
- a CDS encoding D-alanine--D-alanine ligase family protein, translated as MSSPHQTDSGTHIVVLTSSFASKVRKDQQDNLVQVRLVVDLLTSLGFEVSIVSATLDMESLSRQLYMLRPDLVFNLVEEVQGRGAFIHFPLAVLESMNIPYTGNSHSSMVMTSSKILAKKIMLAHDILTPSWLTPSNLNDKRTIQGRHLVKSVWEHGSLSLSKTSVVREFCPRKIRTKIKKLQQKYGGDWFVETYIPGRELNVSMLETSHGPEILPVAEIIFDGMPCGLPRIVDYQAKWDEKSASARGTRREFVSEAGQDNIVIMVKNIAIKCWEIFELSGYARVDFRVDPENIPFVLEINTNPCLSLDAGFMASACEAGMKPVQVINSIVQTGFTRYSH; from the coding sequence ATGAGCAGTCCTCATCAAACGGATTCGGGTACGCATATAGTTGTGCTGACCTCATCCTTTGCTTCAAAGGTTAGAAAAGACCAGCAGGACAATCTGGTCCAGGTGCGGTTGGTCGTAGATCTCTTAACCAGTCTCGGATTTGAGGTCAGCATAGTCTCAGCTACCTTAGACATGGAAAGTCTAAGCAGACAGCTTTACATGCTCAGGCCGGATCTGGTCTTTAATCTGGTAGAAGAAGTACAGGGTAGAGGTGCCTTTATCCATTTTCCCCTCGCTGTGCTTGAAAGTATGAATATTCCATATACTGGCAACAGCCATTCATCCATGGTCATGACTTCTTCTAAAATTCTGGCCAAAAAAATTATGCTGGCCCATGATATCCTGACCCCATCCTGGCTGACCCCTTCAAATCTTAATGACAAAAGAACCATTCAAGGCAGACATCTTGTTAAATCCGTATGGGAACATGGATCTCTAAGCCTGAGTAAAACAAGCGTTGTCAGAGAGTTTTGCCCTCGGAAAATACGTACAAAAATAAAAAAACTGCAGCAAAAATACGGTGGTGATTGGTTTGTGGAAACTTATATTCCCGGCCGGGAACTCAATGTTTCCATGTTGGAAACCAGCCATGGCCCTGAGATCCTTCCTGTGGCCGAGATAATCTTTGATGGAATGCCCTGCGGGTTGCCCAGGATTGTTGACTACCAGGCCAAGTGGGATGAAAAATCAGCTTCAGCGAGGGGCACAAGAAGGGAGTTTGTTTCTGAGGCAGGGCAAGACAATATTGTGATAATGGTAAAAAATATTGCCATAAAATGCTGGGAAATTTTTGAGTTGTCAGGATACGCAAGAGTGGATTTCAGAGTGGATCCGGAAAATATTCCATTTGTCCTGGAGATCAATACTAATCCGTGTCTGTCTCTCGATGCAGGCTTTATGGCCTCAGCCTGCGAAGCCGGAATGAAGCCTGTTCAGGTCATAAACTCAATTGTCCAGACAGGATTTACAAGGTACAGCCATTGA
- a CDS encoding D-alanine--D-alanine ligase family protein, with protein MKMGMTYDLRQDYLKQGLSMEQTAELDKPETIEAIEMVLNSLGFEVEKIGNAAELCRLLTEGVRWDMVFNICEGIFGPGRESLVPCLLDYHRIPYVFSDPAVMAVCLHKGLCKRTVRDMGLPTGWFHVIWSMSELKKITMNFPAFVKPVSEGTGKGISQKSLVGNINELGEMSRDLLSRYNQPLIVEEYLPGKEVTVGIVGSKDQSRAIGVMEVIMGNEKIYSYEVKENYEHQVQYALVQGELKHQAIDLALKVWQGLGCLDGGRVDLRQDKYGRMTFMEINPLAGLNPIHSDLPILCRLAGWSFERLLNEITMSALARYGLEIPAKARLLPADQVSS; from the coding sequence ATGAAAATGGGAATGACTTATGATTTGCGCCAGGACTATCTCAAACAGGGCCTGAGCATGGAGCAGACAGCTGAACTTGACAAGCCTGAAACCATTGAAGCCATAGAAATGGTACTAAACTCTCTTGGATTTGAGGTGGAAAAGATAGGCAATGCCGCGGAACTTTGCCGCTTATTAACCGAGGGAGTCAGGTGGGACATGGTCTTTAATATATGTGAAGGAATATTCGGCCCTGGCCGGGAATCCCTTGTTCCGTGCCTGCTGGATTATCACCGGATACCTTACGTTTTTTCAGATCCAGCTGTTATGGCCGTATGCCTGCACAAAGGGCTCTGCAAGCGGACAGTCAGAGATATGGGGCTTCCAACTGGCTGGTTTCATGTAATCTGGTCCATGAGTGAGCTCAAAAAGATTACCATGAACTTTCCAGCCTTTGTTAAACCGGTTTCCGAGGGGACGGGAAAAGGTATATCTCAAAAATCCCTGGTCGGTAATATAAATGAACTTGGAGAAATGAGCAGGGATCTTCTGTCCCGTTACAATCAGCCCTTGATCGTGGAAGAATATCTGCCTGGAAAGGAAGTTACCGTAGGAATTGTGGGGTCAAAAGATCAGTCCAGGGCCATTGGGGTCATGGAGGTAATTATGGGTAATGAAAAAATTTATTCATATGAGGTCAAGGAAAATTATGAGCACCAGGTACAATACGCACTGGTTCAGGGAGAACTCAAACACCAGGCCATAGATCTTGCCCTTAAAGTCTGGCAGGGGCTTGGCTGCTTAGACGGGGGCAGAGTGGACCTGAGACAGGATAAGTATGGCCGCATGACGTTCATGGAAATTAATCCACTGGCAGGTCTCAACCCCATACATTCTGACTTGCCCATACTGTGCAGACTGGCCGGCTGGAGCTTTGAGAGACTGTTAAATGAGATAACCATGTCCGCATTAGCGAGGTATGGTCTGGAAATACCAGCAAAAGCCAGGCTATTGCCTGCAGATCAGGTAAGTTCATGA
- a CDS encoding KamA family radical SAM protein, with the protein MKQQELVEIEPEPPSTFAAGPDNSFLSNLPENIAVSDSFFSYTEKHYSPELVSDFREKHFPGVSLKDWNNWRWQIKNRICRAKNLEKYLKLSPAEKAAAAVENLLPLSVTPYYMSLVHQTDSSDPVRKCVIPNAMELIKGPGEEDDPLHEDRDSPVPGIIHRYPDRVLFLSTGFCSTYCRYCTRSRIVGQRGVYGIERWKQGVDYVRHNPQVRDVLISGGDPLTMNDNQIEYLLKSLRQIRHVEIIRIGTKVPAVLPQRITKNLCAMLKKYHPLYMSLHFTHPRELTNESMKGCFRLAQAGIPLGAQTVLLKGVNDEPEIMKRLNNRLLQARVRPYYLYQCDPVPGSGHFRTTIKKGLDIIQGLRGHTSGYAVPQYVIDLPGGGGKTPVLPGYYQNRSEYGHVFKNFENKVFFYPELSAGNDFINLNLISADSAAGGRQ; encoded by the coding sequence ATGAAACAACAAGAGCTGGTTGAAATTGAGCCTGAACCTCCTTCTACTTTTGCTGCAGGCCCGGATAATTCTTTTTTGTCAAATTTGCCTGAAAACATTGCGGTTTCAGATTCATTTTTTTCTTATACTGAAAAACATTATAGTCCGGAACTGGTTTCAGATTTCAGGGAGAAACATTTTCCAGGGGTGTCTCTTAAAGACTGGAACAACTGGAGATGGCAGATCAAAAACAGGATTTGCCGGGCAAAGAATCTTGAGAAATATCTCAAACTGTCGCCTGCTGAAAAAGCAGCCGCTGCTGTGGAAAATCTTCTGCCCCTTTCAGTCACTCCATATTACATGAGTCTGGTTCACCAGACAGACAGCAGTGATCCTGTCCGAAAGTGCGTTATCCCCAATGCAATGGAATTGATCAAAGGCCCCGGTGAAGAGGATGATCCCTTACACGAAGACCGAGACAGTCCTGTGCCTGGCATTATTCACAGGTACCCCGACCGGGTGCTTTTTCTAAGCACAGGTTTCTGCTCCACTTATTGTCGCTATTGCACAAGGTCACGAATTGTTGGTCAGCGAGGAGTGTACGGCATTGAAAGATGGAAACAGGGAGTGGACTATGTCCGGCATAACCCTCAGGTAAGGGACGTGCTTATATCCGGAGGAGATCCCCTGACCATGAATGATAATCAAATAGAGTATCTCCTCAAAAGTCTGAGGCAGATCAGGCATGTGGAAATCATCAGAATCGGTACAAAAGTTCCGGCTGTTCTTCCCCAGAGAATAACTAAAAATCTGTGCGCCATGCTAAAAAAATACCATCCCCTTTACATGAGTCTTCATTTCACTCATCCGCGGGAATTGACAAATGAATCCATGAAGGGCTGTTTCAGACTTGCACAGGCAGGCATTCCCCTGGGTGCTCAGACTGTCCTTCTCAAAGGCGTAAACGATGAACCGGAAATCATGAAAAGGTTGAATAACAGGCTTCTTCAGGCCAGGGTGCGTCCTTACTATCTTTATCAATGCGATCCGGTTCCAGGGTCAGGTCATTTCAGAACCACAATAAAAAAAGGCCTGGATATTATTCAGGGGCTTAGAGGTCATACATCGGGTTATGCCGTACCACAGTACGTTATTGATCTGCCTGGGGGAGGGGGAAAAACACCTGTTTTGCCCGGTTATTATCAGAACCGCAGTGAATATGGACATGTGTTTAAAAATTTCGAAAACAAAGTATTTTTCTATCCTGAGCTATCTGCTGGCAATGATTTTATCAATCTTAACCTGATCAGCGCAGACAGCGCTGCCGGAGGCAGACAATGA
- a CDS encoding sigma-54 interaction domain-containing protein: MLIETKSPLMLEVFQKADLVASTQTTVLLTGETGVGKSTLARHIHLCSGNRDKPFAAINCGAIPENLIESELFGHEKGAFTGAISRKTGRFELADKGTIFLDEVGTLSLSAQVKLLYFLQDRIFQRVGGTRDIHVTVRIIAATNADLRSLCSRGQFRQDLMYRLNVFPIEIPPLRDRVEDIPLIAGNILSRLKQVLPRKVEAISKEVLEAFEKYSWPGNVRELENLVERALILENSSLLTPMSFPPQLFVHQPGCGSDLININLPLSQVRKVHMEAIEKQYLQQMLIKNKGKIKDSAQQAGIGERQLNKLMSKYGLNKNDFKNR; encoded by the coding sequence GTGCTAATTGAAACCAAATCTCCTTTGATGCTTGAAGTTTTTCAGAAAGCAGATCTGGTGGCTTCAACCCAGACAACTGTCCTTCTCACAGGTGAGACAGGTGTGGGCAAAAGTACTCTGGCCAGGCACATCCACCTTTGTTCCGGCAACCGAGACAAACCTTTCGCGGCCATTAACTGCGGGGCTATCCCTGAAAATCTTATTGAGAGCGAACTTTTTGGCCATGAAAAAGGTGCCTTCACCGGAGCGATTTCGCGCAAAACCGGCAGGTTTGAACTGGCCGACAAAGGAACAATTTTTCTGGATGAAGTTGGTACATTAAGTCTCTCAGCCCAGGTTAAACTTTTGTATTTCCTTCAGGACAGGATATTTCAGCGCGTAGGAGGAACAAGGGACATCCATGTAACAGTGAGAATTATTGCAGCCACCAATGCTGATCTTCGGTCATTATGCTCCAGAGGTCAGTTTAGACAGGACCTTATGTACAGACTGAACGTTTTTCCCATAGAGATCCCTCCCTTAAGAGACAGAGTAGAAGATATCCCGCTCATAGCCGGAAATATATTGTCAAGACTCAAGCAGGTCCTGCCCAGAAAGGTTGAAGCCATCAGTAAGGAGGTACTTGAAGCTTTTGAAAAATACTCCTGGCCTGGAAATGTCAGGGAATTGGAAAACCTGGTGGAAAGAGCCCTTATCCTGGAAAACTCCAGTCTGCTGACTCCCATGAGCTTTCCACCCCAGCTTTTTGTCCACCAGCCAGGCTGTGGAAGTGATCTGATTAATATTAACCTGCCACTATCTCAGGTCAGAAAAGTTCATATGGAAGCCATAGAAAAACAGTATCTTCAGCAAATGCTCATAAAAAACAAAGGTAAAATCAAAGATTCAGCACAGCAGGCCGGAATTGGAGAAAGACAGTTGAATAAGCTTATGAGCAAGTACGGCTTAAATAAAAATGACTTCAAAAATCGCTGA